The genomic window TTCCCATATCCGCCGAGATAGGAAGGACAGAGATCGAGCACATTACTGGCGATTTTAGGCGCAAGATAGTAAGCCTGCAATCCAGGTGCGCGCTTGCGGTGTGCTGCAGCAAGATTGTACACGCTTGCGAGGTGATCATAGATGTCTGCTGCCAGATCATCAATGCTTAACGTTGCTGAAGCTTCAGATGGTACAAGGACGCCACCCGAAATCGACCCTTCTAAACCGATGAGCGTGACGCTTCCTGCTACGTAACGCTCGGTTTTTGGGTGCATTTCGAGCACCTCTACATCTAGCTCCTGCGCAATCTGCTGTGGTGCCGCACCAATTGTCATGAGGGATTTACTGCGTTTCAGCATTCGCTTAAGCTTATTGCGCTTTCCCTGATCGTTAACCATTTCCATCATCCCGTCCCGGCTTACGACCAAGACATCAAAGCTCGCTGTGTCCGCCTGATCATTTGTAATATACTCTCCGCCAAACTTGTCGGCTAGTCCTGGGGGTAGCCGATGGATGTCTCCTGCAAGAAACTTGACACGTCCAACTGCTTGTGCCGTGGGGCTATTTGCGTGCTGAGGGACAACTGCCATGGCTTGCGATCCGAGAGTAAACGCCAATGCTGCAGTGCTAAGCATTGATAGCAAGGAGAACCTGCTCATAAGAACCTCGTTTCAAAGAATGATGACAGGATCGAACGGGTCAGTCTGGCTTACTCCCAAGAATTGGGTTCGGTAGACGCGCCTTCGCCGAATACTAGAATCCCTCCTTTCGGTGGAGTACAAAGGTTCATCGCTGTGTTCATTCAACACGGCGCGCTTCGGGGGTGAAAGGAAAGGGGGGATTACGTAGGGGATGCACAAACTGTAAAATGCAATTTTACAAATAAAATCACTAACCTATGCTCAATCTACCACCGCCGAGCAGCATGGTTCGGTGGCACATTTCGTGACAATGCTCATTCAAGATGCGCGCTACTCGTAGCGCTGCGAGCAGAGCTCTAGGGTATGGAACACATTCGTCAATGCGCTCCTGCGGGTCAGGTGGCATCGCTGCCTGCGGCGCAAAGACCAGGAAATGAGTGCCTATGGGAATGAGCGACCGCTGGTACGAAAACGCAATCATCTACTGTCTGGATGTCGATACCTTTCAAGACTCGGACGGCGACGGCGACGGGGATTTTGCGGGCCTGACCAAGCGCCTCGACTACCTCGCGGGCCTGGGCGTTACCTGCATCTGGCTGCTGCCGTTCTACCCCTCGCCCAACCGCGACAACGGCTACGATGTGACGGAGTACTACGGCGTCGATCCGCGCCTTGGGACGCTAGGCGACTTCGTAGAGTTTATGCGCGAGGCCCGCGAGCGCGGCATGCGCGTGATTGTCGATCTGGTCGTCAACCACACCTCGGATCAGCACCCGTGGTTTCAGGCGGCCTGCCGCGACAAGCGCTCGCCGTTCCGCGACTTCTACGTCTGGTCGGAAGAAAAGCCCGCCGACGCGCACGAGGGCGTAGTCTTTCCCGGCAAGCAAGATGCCGTCTGGACCTATAGCGAAGAGGCCGGGGCCTACTATTTCCACCGCTTCTACGAGCACCAGCCCGATCTGAACATCAACAATCCTGCCGTGCGCGCGGAGATCTTCAAGATCATGGGCTTCTGGGCCGAGCTGGGCGTCTCCGGCTTTCGAGTGGACGCCGCGCCGTTTTTGATCGAGCTGAAGGGCATCGACGACCCGGAGATCGACGATCCGTACCTCTACCTCAAGGAGATGCACGAGTTTCTCACGGCGCGGCGCGGCGACGCGATCCTGCTGGCCGAGGCCAACGTGTCGCCCGACAAAATCGCGGCCTACTTCGGCGACGGCGATAAGATGCATATGCTCTTCAATTTCCTGGTCAATCAGCCGCTCTTCCTGGCGCTGGCCCGTGAGCAGGCCGCGCCGCTGATCAAGGCGCTCGACGCGCTGCCGGAGATTCCCACGTGGGGCCAGTGGGCCAACTTCCTGCGCAACCACGACGAGCTGGACCTGGGACGCCTCAGCGACGCGGAGCGCGGGGAGGTGTTTAAGCAGTTCGGACCTGAGGAGCACATGCAGCTCTACGAGCGCGGCATTCGGCGGCGGCTCGCTCCCATGCTGGGCGGCGATCAGGCGCGGCTGGCGCTGGCCTACAGCCTGCTCTTTACCCTGCCGGGCACGCCCGTGCTGCGCTACGGCGAGGAGATCGGCATGGGCGATGACCTGTCGCTCGAAGAGCGCGAGAGCGTCCGCACGCCGATGCAGTGGTCGCCTGAGGAGAACGGCGGCTTTTCCAAAGCGCCGAGGAAGAAGCTGGTACGTCCGGTGATCTCCGGCGGCTCGTACGGCTACCAGCGCGTCAACGTCGCCGCCCAGAGCCGCGACCCACGCTCGCTTCTCAACACGATCGAGCGCATGATCCGCACGCGCAAGGTCTGCCCCGAGTTTGGCTGGGGCCAGGCGCAGATCATGGATACCGGCGAGGCCAGCGTGTTCGCGCACCGCTGCGAGTGGGACGGCGGCATTGTGCTTGCGGTACATAACCTCTCGTCTAAAGCGTGCCCGGTCACGCTCGACCTGAGCGAGTACGAGGCCGGGCATCTCGTCGATCTGCTGGGTGATCGCGAGTACCGGCGCTTCGACGGCGGGAAGCATCAGATCGAGCTTGAGGGCTACGGCTATCGCTGGTTTCGCGTGGACGACATCCGCCAGGCGAGCCAGGAGTCGGAGCGTATGGAAGCAAGGAAACAAGGGAATAAGGGAACAAGGGAATAAGTGATTGAAGCCTTTGTTCAGTTCGAGGAGGAGACATGCAACTAAAACCGATCGAGCAACAGGTTGTCGTCGTCTTTGGCGCGTCGAGCGGCATCGGGCGGGCGACCGCGCTCAAGTTCGCCGAGCGCGGCGCGAAGCTGGTCGTCGCGGCACGCAGCGAGCACGGGCTGCAAACGCTGGTCGACGAGATCCGCCAGAAGGGTGGTCAGGCCATCGCCGTACCCGCCGACGTGACCGACTTCGAGCAGGTCAAGGCAGTGGCGGATCGGGCCGTGGCCGAGTACGGGCGGCTGGATACCTGGGCGCATATCGCGGGCGTTCACCTGTACGCCACGTTCGACGAAACCTCGCCGGAGGAGTTCCGGCGCGTGATCGAGGTCAACCTGATCGGCCAGGGCTACGGCGCGCTGGCGGCGCTGCCGCATCTCAAGCGCGAGGGACGCGGCGCGCTGATCCACGTCTCGTCGATCGAGTCGCAGCTTTCGCTGCCGTACCAGGCCGCATACGCCGCGTCGAAGCACGGCATTCCCGGCTTTCTGGACGCGCTGCGGATCGAGCTGCGGCACAAAAAGATCCCGATCAGCGTCACCAACATCATGCCCGCGACGATCAACACGCCGCTCTTCGACAAGGCGCGTACCAAGCTCGGCGTCAAGCCCAACATCCCGCCGCCGGTCTACCAGCCGTGGGTCGTCGCCGACCAGATCGTGTACGCCGCCGAGCATTCCGTGCGCGACATGATCGCCGGTGGCGGCGGCAAGCTGATGGTCCAGACTCAGAAGATCTCGCCGCTGCTGATGGACGCGCTGCTGCTGTGGGGCGGTTTTGAATCGCAGAAGACCGACCAGCCCAAATCGGCTGACGCGCCTGACAACCTGTACCAGCCGATTCAGGGCTTCGACACCGCCGAGGGCGACTTCGGCGACAAAGCGTTTTCGCGCAGCCTGTACAACTGGCTCGGACGGCATCCCTACCTGCGGCGGGCGATCTTCGGCTCGGCGCTCGGCGCGGCGGCGCTGCTGACCAGGCGCTCGGTCAGCCAGTCGTGACGCAGTGAGGGCCTGATCCCCAAGCGCAAAACCCGGGGCGTAGGAGTATACGGTGCTCCTGCGCCCTGCTGTTTAACCGAGCGCGCAGGCGACCGAACGTGGTGCGATACTTGCTCGTATGGCTCATTAGATCGCGCCGGAGGCGCGAGGAGCATAGATCATGCCTGGACGTGACATAATCGTCATAGGCGCTTCCGCCGGTGGTGTTGAGGCGCTGACCACGCTGGTACGTGGCCTGCCCGCCGATCTGAGCGCAGCGGTCTTTATCGTGCTGCATATTCCGCCGCAAAGCCCAAGCTTATTGCCGTCGATCTTGAGCCGCTCCGGCCCGCTGTCGGCAGCGCATCCGCGAGATGGCGATCCGATCAGAGCGGGACAGATCTATGTCGCGCCGCCAGATCATCATCTGCTGATCGAGCAGGGGCGGGTGCGCGTGGTGCGCGGCCCGAAGGAGAATCGCCACCGTCCGGCGGTCGATCCGCTCTTTCGGTCTGCCGCCTGCATCTACGGGCAGAGGGTGATCGGCGTGGTGCTGACCGGCTCGCTCGACGATGGCACCGCCGGGTTGCAGGCGATCAAGACGCGCGGTGGCATCGCCGTGGCGCAAGCTCCCGAAGATGCGCTGTATCCGAGTATGCCACGCAGTGCGGTAGAGAATGTCGCCGTAGACTATTGCCTGCCGATGGCGCAGATGGCCTCGCTGCTGGCGGAATTGGCGAACAATCCGGTCGCAGACGAAGAATCGTACCCCGTACCGCGCGAGATGGAACTGGAATCGAGGATTGTCGGAATGGATATGGCTGCATTACAAAGCGAAGAGCGGCCAGGCTTGCCCTCGGCCTTTTCTTGCCCGGAGTGTAACGGCGTGCTGTACGAGCTGCATGATAGCGATCTGGTTCGGTTCCGCTGCCGGGTTGGGCATGCGTTCTCAGTGGAGAGCGTCTTTGCCGAGCAGGCCGAGGCGCTGGAAACGGCGCTGTGGGTCGCGCTCAACACGCTGGAGGAGAGCGCCAGCCTGGGGCGGCGCATGGCGCAGCAGGCGCGGGAGCGCGGCCATATGATGTTAGTGCGGCGCTTCGAGTCAAAGGCGCGCGAGTCTGAGCAGCGCGCGGCGACCATCCGGCAGGTGTTGGTGAGGGACGATCCAATCACCGGCCTGGCCGAGATCGAAGAGACGAGCGGCGACGCGGTGGCCTGAGCGACGAAAGAGCCATGCGCCGCGAGGCCGGGGGTGCGGGCCGCAGCGCGAAACGCGGGACTTGAAACAAGGATAGTGCACGATGCCTGATCGGATCATGGTGGTGAACGATACGCAGGAGATCCTCGATCTCTTCGAGGATCTGCTGACCTCGGAAGGCTACGAGGTGGTACTGTACTCGTATGCCCTTCGCGATCTGGATGAGGTCAAGCAGGCCAAGCCCGATCTGATTGTGCTGGATTATATCTTTGGCGGCGAGCGCGAGGGCTGGAATCTCTTGCAGAAGCTCAAGATGCGGCGCGAGACAGAGCATATTCCCGTCGTGATCTGCACCGCCGCCAAGCGTCAGGTCGAGGAGATCGAGGGGCACCTGA from Herpetosiphonaceae bacterium includes these protein-coding regions:
- a CDS encoding alpha-amylase family protein, giving the protein MGMSDRWYENAIIYCLDVDTFQDSDGDGDGDFAGLTKRLDYLAGLGVTCIWLLPFYPSPNRDNGYDVTEYYGVDPRLGTLGDFVEFMREARERGMRVIVDLVVNHTSDQHPWFQAACRDKRSPFRDFYVWSEEKPADAHEGVVFPGKQDAVWTYSEEAGAYYFHRFYEHQPDLNINNPAVRAEIFKIMGFWAELGVSGFRVDAAPFLIELKGIDDPEIDDPYLYLKEMHEFLTARRGDAILLAEANVSPDKIAAYFGDGDKMHMLFNFLVNQPLFLALAREQAAPLIKALDALPEIPTWGQWANFLRNHDELDLGRLSDAERGEVFKQFGPEEHMQLYERGIRRRLAPMLGGDQARLALAYSLLFTLPGTPVLRYGEEIGMGDDLSLEERESVRTPMQWSPEENGGFSKAPRKKLVRPVISGGSYGYQRVNVAAQSRDPRSLLNTIERMIRTRKVCPEFGWGQAQIMDTGEASVFAHRCEWDGGIVLAVHNLSSKACPVTLDLSEYEAGHLVDLLGDREYRRFDGGKHQIELEGYGYRWFRVDDIRQASQESERMEARKQGNKGTRE
- a CDS encoding SDR family oxidoreductase; this translates as MQLKPIEQQVVVVFGASSGIGRATALKFAERGAKLVVAARSEHGLQTLVDEIRQKGGQAIAVPADVTDFEQVKAVADRAVAEYGRLDTWAHIAGVHLYATFDETSPEEFRRVIEVNLIGQGYGALAALPHLKREGRGALIHVSSIESQLSLPYQAAYAASKHGIPGFLDALRIELRHKKIPISVTNIMPATINTPLFDKARTKLGVKPNIPPPVYQPWVVADQIVYAAEHSVRDMIAGGGGKLMVQTQKISPLLMDALLLWGGFESQKTDQPKSADAPDNLYQPIQGFDTAEGDFGDKAFSRSLYNWLGRHPYLRRAIFGSALGAAALLTRRSVSQS
- a CDS encoding chemotaxis protein CheB, giving the protein MPGRDIIVIGASAGGVEALTTLVRGLPADLSAAVFIVLHIPPQSPSLLPSILSRSGPLSAAHPRDGDPIRAGQIYVAPPDHHLLIEQGRVRVVRGPKENRHRPAVDPLFRSAACIYGQRVIGVVLTGSLDDGTAGLQAIKTRGGIAVAQAPEDALYPSMPRSAVENVAVDYCLPMAQMASLLAELANNPVADEESYPVPREMELESRIVGMDMAALQSEERPGLPSAFSCPECNGVLYELHDSDLVRFRCRVGHAFSVESVFAEQAEALETALWVALNTLEESASLGRRMAQQARERGHMMLVRRFESKARESEQRAATIRQVLVRDDPITGLAEIEETSGDAVA
- a CDS encoding response regulator, translating into MPDRIMVVNDTQEILDLFEDLLTSEGYEVVLYSYALRDLDEVKQAKPDLIVLDYIFGGEREGWNLLQKLKMRRETEHIPVVICTAAKRQVEEIEGHLTAMGVGVVLKPFNVDELLKTIQQMLQSHRKSSVIDAEKLDSDS